CCGGATTTCTCTCGGGAATATCAACGGTGAATCGATAGTCGTCGATCTGAGAGATTCCTGGCACTCATCGGGCTTTATCATGAGAGGAGATATCCCGGAAAAAACCGATGGAGTGAATATATTGATCCTGAACACAGGCTTTTCACCGGAATCTTCGGGCATGGATCATTATATGTCTGTAAGCACCGAATGTGCCGAATACCTGGCGGACTGCGGGTATACATGTGTCGTAACCGATGCACCCTCGATAGAAGCTTTCGACGGCGACGGAACGGTTCACCGCATCCTCCTTGGGAGAGATGTTTATATTATCGAGATGGCGGACCTGTCACATGTAAGTCCGGGAAGATACCATCTGTATGCAATGCCCCTGAAGCTTGAGGGCTGTGACGGATCACCTGTGCGTGCCGTACTTGTACCGTGTTCTAAGGAGGTTTGAGAATGAGTATTATATCTGATGCTGTTGATGAGATGGAGAAGAAACTTGCAGGAAGCGGCTGCGATCACGGTGTGGTGGCACTTTCAAAAAGTTCGGAAAACGAGATCTGCCCTTTTCTGGAGGGTGTATGTCTTGAAGCTTCATATGGCGGGAAAAGAGTCTTTATTGCCACTTCCTATCCCCTTGATGTGAAGACCAAGGTGTCGTTTATGTACGGGCAGGAACTGAATTCACCGGTCCAGAGAACAGCAGCATGTGCAATATTAAACAGCCTGTCCAGTTTCATCTGTTTTCCGAGGATCTCGGGAGCATGCCCGGAAGGCTGTGGCGAGAAGTGCCTTGAAGAGCTGATAGATGAGACTGCGGGCAGGAAGGTATATCTCAACGGAACGATGCCCTCCCTCAGGAAGAGACTTGAAGATCGTATCGTATCAGACCCGGAGTCTGCCGATATCATCATCGTATCAGGGGACGGATTGTTCTCCGACGAAGGGCTGGAGATCTGCGATCGATATAAGGACAAAAAAGAGATGCTCTTTTATGCTCCTGCCACGTCGGCCCTTGCAAATATGCTGAATCTGCGTCACTGGTGTCCTTATGGGCGGAAATAGTTAAAGTGCCGCGATGAGACTGTGGATGAACCGGGGAATCTCGCGAAGAGTGTCACTGTAGTCTGAACATCCCCAACAATACTTATTATATCGATAACGGCCGGGACTGGCCGGAGTAAAACCGGTTAATATTCCCCAACGCATATGACCGGATTTTCGTTTGCACTAATTTTCAGGCACACAGTAGTTGATCTCTGTATTTGTTTTGATATTTTCCTGTGTGTTTTTTTAAATTTAGTGCAAACAAAATTTTTAAATTCCTATCCGGGCCTGATATTCTGAGAAAAGGGTTTATGTCGGATATTTGGTTTGCACTTTCAAAGTGCAACTTAGTGCAAAGTAGTGCAAAAGTGCAAAGATGATCTTTTTCAAAGAGGTCTTCTGAGGTTGCGGGCATTCCGGTACCTGTTAAAGAGATACCCTGTTCGACTTCGGTTTCCTCTGCCATTTTCTTATCATCCCGCTCATTTTCTTCCCGCCGGATTTACGGGAAGACGATTAATTGGGATTTGATCCTGGATTATTTATATCGATGTCCGTTTTAAGGCATTTATTTTGTTTGTTTTACGGAATCAGTCCGGTGAGTTTTTGTTTCTCTTCTTTCTATTTTGAGCTTCGCCGTCTGTTGAACACTAGTGAAAATTGCCTTTTATACACACAGTTAGCGAAGACTCCTTTATTTCTCCAGAACGATCCAGAAACCCGAATCGTCGCTGATGCACCTGTATGATATTTCTTCCTCTTCGAGTGCCATTAGAATTCGTATCCGGTTCTCAACCGTTTTTTTCTTTCCTTCTTCGTCGTCTTTTTCCCATTCGGGATCTTCCTTAGCCATCTCGCCGCAGATGTAATCCCTTGTTTCGGCATCTCCGAATCCTCCGCCGATGAATGTTTTCCCTCCGGGTTTTAAGACCCTCAGGATCTCCGTAAATGCGGACTTCAGGTCATCCCAGAAGAAGATAGATCCCCGGCTTATTATCAGGTTGGCATATTCGTTATCGAAGGGCATATCCGTAATATCACCCTGGACGAACCTGCACCTGTTTTCGAGTTTTTCCCGGATGATATTCTCCTCGGCGTATTTCCTGTTTTCAGGCAGCAAGTCCATAAGTACGACTTCAAGATCTGTGATCTTTGCAAGAGATATGCCGAGCATTCCCGAACCGGCACCTGCATCTATGCAGATCCCTTCGGTTGTTCCGCAGACTTCTTTTATCCGCCCGGCAATTGCCGGATATGCAGGTGCAAAAAGCCCCCGCGACACCCTGGCCATCGACTCGGCTTTCTCCGCAGCAGACCTGTGTTCTCCCTGAGGCATTACGCCCTCCTCCTGGAGTCT
The window above is part of the Methanolacinia paynteri genome. Proteins encoded here:
- a CDS encoding cyclase family protein, giving the protein MDYIDITIPLSEKTPVFPGDPEVRFKPLVRDGFRLTSIELSSHSGTHVDAPLHYIEGGQSVDRISLGNINGESIVVDLRDSWHSSGFIMRGDIPEKTDGVNILILNTGFSPESSGMDHYMSVSTECAEYLADCGYTCVVTDAPSIEAFDGDGTVHRILLGRDVYIIEMADLSHVSPGRYHLYAMPLKLEGCDGSPVRAVLVPCSKEV
- a CDS encoding class I SAM-dependent methyltransferase, which encodes MPQGEHRSAAEKAESMARVSRGLFAPAYPAIAGRIKEVCGTTEGICIDAGAGSGMLGISLAKITDLEVVLMDLLPENRKYAEENIIREKLENRCRFVQGDITDMPFDNEYANLIISRGSIFFWDDLKSAFTEILRVLKPGGKTFIGGGFGDAETRDYICGEMAKEDPEWEKDDEEGKKKTVENRIRILMALEEEEISYRCISDDSGFWIVLEK